A window from Telopea speciosissima isolate NSW1024214 ecotype Mountain lineage chromosome 8, Tspe_v1, whole genome shotgun sequence encodes these proteins:
- the LOC122670828 gene encoding 5-methylthioadenosine/S-adenosylhomocysteine deaminase-like, with amino-acid sequence MESKGRSVTLLHNAVLVTMDPENRVFRDGGLVVEADRIKAIGQSSDVLRDFSAHVDEIIDLHGQILLPGFINSHVHTSQQLARGIADDVDLVTWLHKRIWPYESNMTEEDSYISTLLCGVELIRSGVTCFAEAGGQHVSGMARAVDLLGIRACLTQSTMDSGEGLPAQWAVHTTDHCIQSQKELYKKYHNTADGRIRIWFGIRQIMNATDRLLLETKHAANDLKTGIHMHVAEIPYENQFVMNTREVDHGTVTYLDKIEFLQRNLLAAHSVWVNDAEIGFLSRAGVKVSHCPAAAMRMLGFAPIKEMLDTGICVSLGTDGAPSNNRMSIVDEMYLASLINKGREVFKKGTTDPTALPADMILKMVTVNGAKSVLWDDEIGSLEVGKKADLVVVNPLSWSMVPVHDCISSLVYCMRSENIDSVMCNGRWIMKNQKILNVDEGEVISMARQASNEIMKRADIKVPSRMNFL; translated from the exons ATGGAATCGAAGGGTCGCTCGGTCACCTTACTTCATAATGCTGTTCTCGTGACCATGGATCCCGAAAATAGAGTGTTCAGAGACGGCGGACTCGTCGTAGAAGCGGACAGGATCAAAGCCATCGGTCAATCTTCTGATGTTCTTCGGGACTTCTCTGCTCACGTTGACGAGATTATCGATCTCCATGGCCAAATCTTACTACCAG GATTTATCAATTCGCACGTTCACACTTCTCAACAGCTGGCGAGAGGGATAGCAGACGACGTTGATTTGGTGACCTGGTTACACAAGCGTATATGGCCGTATGAGTCGAACATGACGGAAGAGGATTCTTACATATCGACTTTGCTATGTGGAGTCGAACTCATACGATCTGGT GTAACTTGTTTTGCTGAAGCAGGAGGGCAGCATGTATCTGGAATGGCAAGAGCAGTGGATTTGTTGGGCATACGTGCATGTTTAACACAATCTACAATGGATTCTGGCGAGGGCTTACCTGCTCAGTGGGCTGTCCACACTACCGATCACTGTATTCAG TCTCAGAAGGAGCTTTACAAGAAGTATCACAATACTGCTGATGGACGCATCAGAATATGGTTTGGAATAAGGCAAATTATGAATGCAACTGACCGCTTACTACTTGAAACAAAGCATGCAGCAAATGATCTAAAAACAGGCATCCATATG CATGTTGCGGAGATACCTTATGAGAACCAATTTGTGATGAATACACGAGAAGTTGATCATGGAACCGTTACATACTTGGATAAAATAGAATTCTTACAAAGAAACCTGCTGGCAGCTCACTCTGTTTGGGTCAATGATGCTGAG ATTGGTTTCCTTTCAAGGGCTGGGGTGAAAGTATCTCATTGCCCTGCTGCTGCAATGCGAATGCTTGGATTTGCTCCTATAAAGGAGATGCTTGATACTGGCATCTGTGTCTCCTTGGGTACAGATGGAGCTCCTTCAAATAATAGAATGAGCATTG TTGATGAGATGTATCTAGCCTCATTAATTAACAAAGGACGGGAAGTTTTTAAGAAGGGAACAACTGATCCCACTGCCCTTCCTGCTGATATGATTCTTAAAATGGTGACAGTAAATGGTGCGAAATCAGTACTGTGGGATGATGAAATAGGATCACTTGAGGTTGGGAAGAAG GCTGACTTGGTTGTTGTCAACCCTCTATCTTGGTCTATGGTTCCTGTACATGATTG CATTTCCAGCCTCGTTTATTGCATGCGAAGCGAAAATATTGATTCAGTCATGTGCAATGGTCGGTGGATTATGAAGAATCAAAAGATATTGAATGTGGACGAG